The sequence TGAGCTTGTTCATTTCCCAGTTGGAGATTAAGGTATAACAAACTTGGAGAAGGCAATGTGTTAAGGCTGATTAAAGTTTGAGGTTCGTTCAAAGTAATTGGACCATAAACCAGTTGACCTAATGCATTTGTAATAGTCAGATTTGAATTAAGCCAATTGGGAGGAACTTGAATTTGAAAAGAGGAATTAAAAGGATTAGGAAAAACCTGAAGCATTTCCAGGTTATTATCCTGAAAACTTGTTGTTCCCGGGCAATCATCAATTCCCATGGTACGAACAAATCGAGGAACGATGTACGAAATCATGGTATCAATATAGGACAAGGCATAGTCCCGTGACATATTGGGATTGGTAATTAACTCCGAGGTAACCATATCCTGGCCCCAAACGGCTACTGCCTGATCATTATCCCACCAATCCCATGGGCCGGACTGTTGAGCAGGGGTGGTATAAAAAGGACAAAGACCTTCAAACTGATTATTCCGTTGATTGATGGACTGGGTAATAGGATCTATAAAGGCAGGATTTCGAAAAATGGCATTATTATCTCCATAAATAGGATTATTACAACGTTGAGCAATTTCGTATGGACCGGTCACATAGACTACGTTTCCGCCGGTAGTGGGAACTATTACCATTCCTTCAGTATAAGGAGCATAAGGGTCACCTGGGACATGGAAACAAATCATAGGAACTTCACCTGGTTCAAGCCAGGTGGAATCACCTAAAGCCCCGCCTGCATTAATTGCAAGAGATATTTTTGCATCATAGCCTGGCCAATTGGGCAAGTTATAGGCCGGATCCCCACCAAAACCGTCGTAATTTCCCATTTGCAAGGTATCTATATAAGGCAGGGCAGTATTACCGTCTAGAAACTTAGGTAGCGTAATCTCTTCGTACTTGTCCAAGGTAGCATATGCCATAGAAATAAAGCCGGCCGAACCTAAACCCATTAAACCAATGTTATCAGGATCAACTTTGTACAACCGGGTAGTAGCGGCATCTTTCTTAAAGAATCTAACGGCAGATTTCACATCCTGAACCGCCCTGTAAACAGCTTTCAACAATGAAGAAGTTCTCGCATCCTGATCTGAAGAAATAGCATTCCAGCCTTGGCGATAAGACAATGCCGCAGCGACAAATCCACGGCGGGCAAACTGCCTGCATAATTCAACCACACTGCTATCGTTACGGCTTCCCAAAACACTTTGATTATATGGTTGAGGAAGAAAATTTCCTCCATGCAAAATAATCATTAATGGGCGGGAAGAAGCCGTATCGCCCATTGGTTCGTAAAACGTCATGGTTAAATCTCCTTGGGGAGGTAAACCGGTGGTATAAGGCCAATAAATCCTATTGGTACTATAAACAATATTATCGGTAGAATCAACAGACGAGAACACCTCCTCACAGAATCTGGTTTGTCCAAAAGATAAGAAAGATGAGAAAAGTAGGGCAAAAAGTAAACTGAAATTCTTCATAGTAAGGAAAGTATTTAATAATCAAGAACGTATCCCTTTTCGGCGCACAATTTAACCATGGTTCTATTAACCACACCAAAAAAAGTATCTCCAAACCGATACAATTCCATTTGCCGTTTTTTCATTTTTAAAAATTCCTCCCTTTTTACGGAAAGCATTTTTAGAATATTCACATACTCAATTCGTTCTCTTTTCTTATCTTCAATATAAGCATACAGTTCCTTTTCACTCAATTTGGAGGTTTTTTCATCCATATACTCTCTTTTGAATGAGGCTAAATTTAATTCCTTCTTATTGTTTGACAAATCGACCAAATCCCATTCAGCATTTTTATCTTGGTACATCGCAGAGGCCTTAAAAAACGCTCTAGACTCATTGGACATATCATCGATTTTACGAGCTTCTTCATCCAATTTTAATTGAACTTTTGCTCTTTCGACCCCTTCCCTACCATAAGGAACATAGGTAGAATTGATCATGGTGCATGCTTCGAGAAGCAAATCATTATCATAGCCTTTTTCAAAGTAAATATTAGGCTCTTTGATTCCAATGATATGGAAAGTTCCCCCGGTAATTTCAGATATGGATTGCCAACCTAGAACTTCCTTTTTATTTTCATAGGTTTTAAAATAAAGAGTATTAAAAACGATGTTTTTTTCTTTAGCCAATTCACATGCCTTGGTGATATCGTAACCATTATTCACACCGCCATTACCAACTAAGAACACCACTTTTACAGCATTAGTCTCTTTGCTCCATCCCATTTCTTTTACCACCGTATGCACTGCGTCACCAATTAACACCTTGCCTTTAGCTGTAGACTCCTTTATTGAAAACAACTCATTAGCTACCTTATCAATATCAAAAGTAAGGTCGGTCATTATCTTGACATATGCATTTTCCTCACCAAAACTAGGGCGACCAAGGCAAACCAAACCAAGTCGGAAATCTGGGGCCGGTTTTAAACGATTCATTTCATTAATAATCTCCCAGAAATTAGATTTTACAGAAGAAAGAATCCCGCCAGTGCTTGAACTGATGTCAACAACGAAAACAACATCAACGGGCGGTTGTTTGGATTTAGAAGAAGCTGATTGCTTATTTTGAGAAAAAGAAATTAAGGATTGGAAAAGAAAAAGCAGGAGGAAAATCCAATTTAGAAATGGACCTGGTAATTCTTTCCTTTTATTCATGTATACTTTCCTGTTCCTAAATATCACCAATAAGGCTGCTAAGATATTAAAAAAAGTACAAAAACTATACCTTTGAAGCGATGATAGAACAAGATTTAGAAAACAACTGGAACGAAGTAAGGTCCTATTTCGAGTCCAAATTTGGAGGAGAAATGGATTTGGATGGTATAATTTTCTTAATAGGAGTCAATGAGTTAGGGCAAGGATTTAGAAAATTCAAAAAACATGAAAAGATGGATATTATGCACGTAGCAATCTGCAAATTATTAAGCAGATATGGCTTTTATGAATTAGAAGGATATGATGAAGAAGGTTGGCCACACTACAAACTTAGCGAAGAGTTGCCAGTTTTAAAACCGGGGCAGCAACAGTTTTTGGTAAAACAAGCAATCATTGAGTATTATCAGGATTTCATTAAGGAATAGTTAGTTTTATAACTTTGGCCATAATCATGAGTGAAGAAAAAATTTACGATTACATAGTAATAGGATCCGGTTTTGGTGGCAGTGTTTCAGCAATGCGACTTGCTGAGAAAGGATATTCTGTTTTGGTACTAGAAAAAGGGAAAAAATACACCAATCAAGATTTTCCAAAAACCAATTGGCAAATAAATAAATACCTGTGGATACCATTGTTGAGGTGTTTTGGATTTCAAAAGCTAACCATGTTTAAGGAAGCCTTTGTATTAAGCGGTGTAGGTGTAGGTGGAGGAAGTTTAGTGTATGCCAATACCTTACTAGAGCCTGATGATCACTTTTATCAAAACCCTATTTGGTCTCATTTAAAGGATTGGAAAAATGAATTACGTCCATATTACTCCAAGGCTAAATTTATGCTTGGAGTAACCCCTGTACCTAAAATGTATTTGGCCGATCAATACATCCGTGATGTTGCAAAGGATTTGAATAAGGAAATTAGTTTCGAACCTGTTAATGTTGGAGTATATTTCGGTGACACTCACCAAGAAACAGATCCTTACTTCAAAGGTTTAGGCCCCAAAAGAAAAGGCTGCATAGAGTGTGCAGGATGTATGGTTGGATGCCGTGAAAACGCTAAAAACACCCTGGACAAAAACTACCTGTGGTTTGCTCAAAAATTTGGAGCAGAAATCCTTGCAGAAACCATGGTAGATCGAGTTGAATACAACGAAGGTGAATATAAGGTTAATACTTATAGCAGTACTGCTTGGTTTGGAGGAAGAAAAAAAACCTTTAGGAGCAGAGGAATTGTTTTTTCCGGTGGTGTATTAGGCACCATGGAATTGTTACTCAAACAAAAATACGAACTGGGTACACTTTCCAAACTTTCCAATAAATTAGGACATAACATTCGCACTAATTCGGAATCATTGTGTGGTATTAGTGATACCAAAGAAAAGATGAATCATGGAGTAGCCATTTCATCCATTTTTCAGGCTGACAAAGACACACACATTGAAATAGTTAAGTTTCCGGATGGAAGCAATGCCATGAAACTCCTTGCCACCATTGCCACCGGTAATGCAGCAAACGGTTTAATCAGAACCTTAAAAATGATTGGCAATTTAATTAAGCATCCAACCTTTTACCCAAAAATGCTGTTTGGAAA comes from Bacteroidia bacterium and encodes:
- a CDS encoding T9SS type A sorting domain-containing protein translates to MKNFSLLFALLFSSFLSFGQTRFCEEVFSSVDSTDNIVYSTNRIYWPYTTGLPPQGDLTMTFYEPMGDTASSRPLMIILHGGNFLPQPYNQSVLGSRNDSSVVELCRQFARRGFVAAALSYRQGWNAISSDQDARTSSLLKAVYRAVQDVKSAVRFFKKDAATTRLYKVDPDNIGLMGLGSAGFISMAYATLDKYEEITLPKFLDGNTALPYIDTLQMGNYDGFGGDPAYNLPNWPGYDAKISLAINAGGALGDSTWLEPGEVPMICFHVPGDPYAPYTEGMVIVPTTGGNVVYVTGPYEIAQRCNNPIYGDNNAIFRNPAFIDPITQSINQRNNQFEGLCPFYTTPAQQSGPWDWWDNDQAVAVWGQDMVTSELITNPNMSRDYALSYIDTMISYIVPRFVRTMGIDDCPGTTSFQDNNLEMLQVFPNPFNSSFQIQVPPNWLNSNLTITNALGQLVYGPITLNEPQTLISLNTLPSPSLLYLNLQLGNEQAHKKLVKLN
- a CDS encoding VWA domain-containing protein; this encodes MNKRKELPGPFLNWIFLLLFLFQSLISFSQNKQSASSKSKQPPVDVVFVVDISSSTGGILSSVKSNFWEIINEMNRLKPAPDFRLGLVCLGRPSFGEENAYVKIMTDLTFDIDKVANELFSIKESTAKGKVLIGDAVHTVVKEMGWSKETNAVKVVFLVGNGGVNNGYDITKACELAKEKNIVFNTLYFKTYENKKEVLGWQSISEITGGTFHIIGIKEPNIYFEKGYDNDLLLEACTMINSTYVPYGREGVERAKVQLKLDEEARKIDDMSNESRAFFKASAMYQDKNAEWDLVDLSNNKKELNLASFKREYMDEKTSKLSEKELYAYIEDKKRERIEYVNILKMLSVKREEFLKMKKRQMELYRFGDTFFGVVNRTMVKLCAEKGYVLDY
- a CDS encoding GMC family oxidoreductase N-terminal domain-containing protein, which encodes MSEEKIYDYIVIGSGFGGSVSAMRLAEKGYSVLVLEKGKKYTNQDFPKTNWQINKYLWIPLLRCFGFQKLTMFKEAFVLSGVGVGGGSLVYANTLLEPDDHFYQNPIWSHLKDWKNELRPYYSKAKFMLGVTPVPKMYLADQYIRDVAKDLNKEISFEPVNVGVYFGDTHQETDPYFKGLGPKRKGCIECAGCMVGCRENAKNTLDKNYLWFAQKFGAEILAETMVDRVEYNEGEYKVNTYSSTAWFGGRKKTFRSRGIVFSGGVLGTMELLLKQKYELGTLSKLSNKLGHNIRTNSESLCGISDTKEKMNHGVAISSIFQADKDTHIEIVKFPDGSNAMKLLATIATGNAANGLIRTLKMIGNLIKHPTFYPKMLFGKNWSTNTIILLVMQTLDNSMRMVYKKGLFGGGISMVNDGPNKVPSYIETGQKVMHLFAKRSEGKAGNALTEVIFNVSTTAHILGGIPIGKTAEEGVVDLHFQVHGYPNMIICDGSIIPCNLGVNPSLTITALSEYAMGQIPVKPGHSGETLEAQMASI